A stretch of the Theileria equi strain WA chromosome 1, complete sequence genome encodes the following:
- a CDS encoding hypothetical protein (encoded by transcript BEWA_026490A), producing MRGNPPPQQQNQETIIHWTSGRPENRQKAPKAVHAGVATQGGRLVILPHRKGTTFDSLGNQQTSRMKAILILCSLFTCARGFIYESKTFEDIIPHSIDTFSIDVARLESYPVKCGELYGTPVTVFTPSIENPILSVSYNDKIIWKNPGDECISITKTSFTEPVLIILKIRTIDMIIETRFYTSFGEDWVNIDEETFVSFIQQTGIHPHVMLDIRNINKIACNISRTIIEGLEVTTIEPKDKFEIIELLDAGTLVWTGYHKERKILQCSFAPVTFPLFISVISEDSDEKVAMDYFAKVSNFWEVISESEYNAGLKSLNTSLIAIDGVLDINDALRNVSIGPFGHITLRYNSKEMLIRIVDGEIPIWDNSHENCLDLILHCRSNGAMFIQMTVVNHEGRRAMNFYYTGDYGWQSVDREGFYRALEAKIITYASIDVCSSYPPEEIVETIDAHEFGYPNIIYNSQPNVRITSVFCGSKPIWSSFGNDYCVSASIIDKDGESALLELFIKNQDVTIRNFHINNGRDWIHVSEIPFLSKLRLIKRTGFMEKYIPTVSGFKFPTALIVSFTLGFLML from the coding sequence ATGAGGGGGAATCCACCCCCTCAGCAGCAAAACCAAGAAACCATCATACACTGGACGTCTGGACGCCCAgagaatagacaaaaggCACCAAAAGCTGTACACGCAGGAGTGGCAACGCAGGGTGGTCGACTTGTTATTTTACCCCATAGGAAGGGAACGACTTTTGATTCACTTGGTAATCAACAAACATCAAGGATGAAGGCAATTTTGATCCTTTGTTCTCTGTTTACATGCGCTCGTGGATTCATTTACGAGTCCAAAACTTTCGAGGATATCATTCCTCACTCCATCGACACATTCTCAATTGATGTTGCGCGTCTTGAGAGTTACCCCGTGAAGTGCGGAGAGCTTTACGGCACTCCTGTAACGGTATTCACGCCCTCTATTGAGAATCCCATCCTCTCGGTCAGCTACAACGACAAGATCATCTGGAAGAACCCAGGAGATGAATGCATCAGCATCACAAAGACCTCCTTCACTGAGCCTGTGCTCATTATCCTCAAGATTAGGACCATTGACATGATCATAGAGACTCGTTTCTACACGAGCTTCGGCGAAGACTGGGTGAACATTGACGAGGAGACCTTTGTGTCCTTCATCCAGCAGACGGGAATTCACCCACATGTAATGCTAGACATCCGCAACATCAACAAGATCGCATGCAACATCTCTAGAACAATCATTGAGGGTTTGGAGGTTACCACTATCGAGCCAAAGGACAAGTTCGAAATCATAGAGTTGCTCGATGCCGGTACTCTCGTATGGACTGGATACCACAAGGAAAGGAAGATCTTGCAGTGCTCATTCGCTCCAGTCACATTCCCCCTCTTCATCTCTGTCATTTCGGAGGATTCCGATGAGAAAGTAGCCATGGACTACTTCGCCAAGGTCAGTAACTTCTGGGAGGTTATCTCCGAGTCCGAGTACAATGCCGGACTCAAGAGTTTGAACACATCGTTAATTGCCATAGATGGAGTTTTGGACATCAACGACGCCCTCAGGAACGTGAGCATTGGCCCATTTGGCCACATCACCCTGAGGTACAACTCAAAGGAGATGTTGATACGCATCGTCGATGGCGAAATTCCCATCTGGGACAACTCCCATGAGAACTGCTTGGACTTGATTTTGCACTGCAGAAGCAACGGCGCCATGTTTATCCAAATGACCGTTGTGAACCACGAAGGTAGAAGGGCAATGAACTTTTATTACACTGGAGATTATGGATGGCAGAGCGTTGACAGGGAGGGTTTCTATAGGGCTTTGGAGGCGAAAATCATTACTTATGCCTCGATTGACGTCTGCAGTTCATATCCTCCAGAGGAGATTGTTGAGACTATTGATGCTCACGAGTTTGGCTACCCAAACATCATTTACAACTCTCAACCAAACGTCCGCATTACCTCTGTGTTTTGTGGATCTAAACCCATCTGGTCATCCTTTGGAAACGACTACTGCGTATCAGCCTCCATTATCGACAAGGATGGTGAAAGTGCACTTTTGGAGCTCTTTATAAAAAATCAAGATGTGACCATTCGCAACTTCCACATTAACAACGGACGTGACTGGATACATGTTTCGGAGATTCCTTTCCTTTCAAAGTTGCGCTTGATCAAACGCACAGGCTTCATGGAGAAATACATCCCAACTGTGAGTGGATTCAAGTTCCCAACTGCACTCATAGTTTCATTCACACTTGGTTTTTTAATGTTGTAG
- a CDS encoding hypothetical protein (encoded by transcript BEWA_026510A), giving the protein MDDESNDDCTVENSEDSGIKIRLYAPKNGKAINKITDREKVIGELNEDYAGYLCELYSKCNTKLLRVHTEAAGYEVYLSHYMNSGSGWNVIEEKEFGTKLKDMKK; this is encoded by the exons ATGGATGATG AAAGTAATGATGACTGCACAGTAGAGAATTCTGAAGACAGTGGCATTAAGATTCGCTTATACGCCCCAAAGAATGGCAAAGCTATAAACAAGATTACAGATAGAGAAAAGGTTATTGGTGAACTTAACGAAGATTATGCAGGTTATCTCTGTGAACTCTACTCCAAGTGTAACACTAAACTGCTGAGAGTGCATACAGAAGCGGCCGGTTATGAAGTTTACCTGTCTCACTATATGAACAGTGGCAGTGGATGGAATGTGATCgaagagaaggaatttGGAACAAAACTAAAGGATATGAAAAAGTAG
- a CDS encoding hypothetical protein (encoded by transcript BEWA_026540A), with the protein MKIPVLFSFILVSVPGNAFLGRGSSSKSKTDEDARSVPASNDKDEGAKSEPAVNIVNSYAAGKAVYHPGEVSVLVKNKVVDAVVSADSGDTAIDISEINVARPETSTVYGLEFGPNELTVKTFYSGNKIYATRVLDNGVLIWEVSGKERCKFVELYYKGDSKLLRLLIVLGGYPRTYYLYYEKVDGRWKNVPSQNEFYKKLEELKNTFEQTSRDSESPKNAESFKEGWIKSKWNSIRYSRSSTMMSSPVPQQSLDLDDVTDPRCKVIYVDIDGVPVRMHIMSMDTNVTKLIYGENEVWTIPAEDEYMYCIEYLQNGESKIVTIITDKKNELHQTYRKYQDTNSWYDGFGWFGTKGWKNYDRKYLEKINALKVGPNLPTRFALDISSSEDTYDCIVTRSEQDCITTLFFATNSGNILEKVVDGGRHIFTVPDDRICYLCEVHSSGNYKLLRLHIKSGNYQLSFQNFDYYDGDWDVLTNAEFNQILKTLW; encoded by the coding sequence ATGAAGATTCCGGTTTTGttctcattcattcttgttTCTGTACCCGGTAATGCGTTTTTAGGTAGAGGATCTTCTTCTAAAAGCAAGACGGATGAAGACGCAAGAAGTGTACCTGCTAgtaatgataaagatgaaggtgCTAAATCTGAACCTGCTGTTAATATTGTTAACAGTTATGCTGCCGGCAAGGCTGTATATCATCCCGGTGAAGTAAGTGTACTTGTCAAGAATAAAGTGGTAGATGCGGTGGTTTCCGCCGACAGTGGAGATACAGCTATAGACATATCCGAAATTAACGTTGCAAGACCTGAAACATCGACCGTTTATGGACTTGAGTTTGGACCAAACGAACTGACAGTCAAAACCTTTTATTCAGGAAACAAAATTTATGCAACTCGCGTTTTAGACAATGGAGTACTGATCTGGGAAGTCTCTGGAAAGGAAAGGTGCAAGTTTGTTGAGTTGTATTATAAAGGAGATTCCAAGTTGTTGAGGCTCTTGATTGTGCTAGGAGGTTATCCTAGGACTTACTATCTCTACTACGAGAAAGTTGATGGCAGGTGGAAGAATGTCCCAAGTCAAAATGAGTTTTATAAGAAACTTGAAGAATTGAAAAACACCTTTGAACAAACTTCCAGAGATTCAGAGTCACCAAAGAATGCCGAGTCCTTTAAGGAAGGCTGGATTAAATCAAAGTGGAATAGTATCAGATATTCAAGGTCGTCCACAATGATGTCCAGCCCCGTTCCTCAACAATCTTTAGACCTTGATGATGTCACTGATCCCAGATGTAAAGTCATATATGTGGACATTGATGGAGTACCTGTAAGAATGCATATTATGAGCATGGATACAAATGTAACAAAGCTTATTTACGGGGAAAACGAGGTATGGACTATACCAGCAGAAGACGAATACATGTACTGCATAGaatatctccaaaatgGTGAATCGAAAATCGTGACTATTATTACAGACAAAAAAAACGAGTTACATCAGACATATCGTAAGTACCAGGATACCAATAGTTGGTACGACGGTTTTGGTTGGTTTGGCACAAAAGGCTGGAAGAATTACGATAGGAAATATCTTGAGAAAATTAACGCTCTAAAAGTTGGCCCCAATCTACCCACTAGGTTTGCTCTGGACATTTCCTCTTCTGAGGATACTTATGACTGTATAGTAACAAGGAGTGAACAAGATTGTATTACTACTCTCTTCTTTGCTACGAATTCTGGAAACATTTTAGAAAAGGTTGTGGATGGCGGTAGGCACATTTTTACCGTCCCAGATGATCGCATTTGTTACCTTTGTGAAGTCCACTCGAGTGGTAACTATAAACTTCTGAGACTACACATAAAGAGTGGAAATTATCAGCTTAGTTTCCAAAACTTTGACTACTATGATGGGGACTGGGATGTTCTAACAAACGCAGAGTTTAATCAAATACTCAAAACACTgtggtag
- a CDS encoding hypothetical protein (encoded by transcript BEWA_026500A), with the protein MKIRAITNSRIKHANIHDDIKDIYTVSVFFWHSRDDKPLIIQLGSDDEYYITNNGIDWKRNPTITPRNLLERLDGLNCTWNHLHLVNIEIGASFGNLYFCAACQYRTIDILHDVSKEDTYHYTEDIHTTSRGYIGNIKRNDLTILSAPRYVNEVHLFWRTGGPCNPPLLCYEYEGSKLWFKRHCGDLHWRPLVNRKLSRDYDPREIQKVLKKTLVPRVTINLKESRPYNPAGNTTYFGVSESITDAYVRLKHTKVPFGPFTVKNDKHGQTRLNGIKSGEKLESISAFYDGHNPIGIPLLIELKSQGGTTFKYYKRSKNKAAWTELNRPGEDARPLVGEELRTQLERMKSQEEDLPTKSPQKLSMSSGSETSRSHNIGGIIVGTIGTSIGIALLSFAAFKLFNVTKCFFKSSL; encoded by the coding sequence atgaagattAGGGCAATCACCAATTCTAGGATCAAACATGCAAATATACATGATGACATAAAGGACATTTATACGGTCTCAGTTTTCTTCTGGCATTCCAGAGACGATAAACCTCTCATCATACAGCTGGGAAGCGACGATGAATATTATATAACAAACAACGGAATCGACTGGAAAAGGAACCCAACCATAACTCCTCGTAATTTACTAGAGAGACTTGACGGATTAAACTGCACCTGGAACCACCTCCACTTGGTTAACATTGAAATAGGTGCGAGTTTTGGAAATTTATACTTTTGTGCTGCCTGTCAATACAGGACTATAGATATTCTCCATGATGTTTCCAAAGAGGACACATATCACTATACAGAGGACATTCATACGACATCTCGCGGTTACATCGGTAACATTAAAAGGAATGATCTTACTATCCTCTCAGCTCCAAGGTATGTGAACGAGGTACATCTCTTTTGGCGGACCGGGGGACCATGCAATCCTCCTCTCTTATGCTACGAGTATGAGGGATCCAAACTCTGGTTTAAAAGACACTGCGGAGATTTACACTGGAGACCTCTTGTAAACCGAAAATTGTCCAGGGACTATGACCCTAGGGAGATACAGAAGGTCCTCAAAAAAACTCTAGTCCCACGTGTTACCATCAACCTCAAGGAGAGTAGGCCATACAATCCCGCCGGAAATACCACATACTTTGGAGTTTCTGAATCCATCACTGATGCGTATGTAAGACTCAAGCATACCAAAGTCCCGTTTGGACCATTTACAGTCAAGAATGACAAGCATGGTCAAACTAGGCTGAATGGTATAAAGTCCGGTGAGAAATTGGAGAGTATATCTGCTTTTTACGATGGACACAATCCTATCGGTATACCCCTCCTGATTGAACTTAAATCACAGGGTGGTACCACATTCAAGTACTATAAGAGAAGTAAAAACAAAGCTGCATGGACAGAGCTTAATCGACCAGGAGAGGATGCTAGACCACTTGTTGGCGAAGAATTGAGGACGCAACTtgagagaatgaagagtCAAGAAGAAGACTTACCCACAAAGAGTCCCCAAAAGCTCTCCATGAGTTCCGGGAGCGAGACTAGCCGGTCCCACAACATCGGAGGAATAATAGTCGGGACAATTGGCACTAGCATCGGAATAGCTCTATTATCTTTTGCAGCGTTTAAACTGTTCAATGTGACAAAGTGTTTCTTTAAAAGTAGTCTATAG
- a CDS encoding hypothetical protein (encoded by transcript BEWA_026530A) — protein sequence MGAGKTCIEGKHVEIDISNTGYNGNYQDDCKNTIKLEKRDQIPGLNGYKKYTHSFPSSCSIRGIKHHRVRQKGFSLTDGSDYNKKVTVYYLRYDEGNLVPLIVGLEKSTGSDNYYYHERTSPLSTSNQWIDKDNLEVNQESDLSPKLATISTQLKQFVVLNLGQTNGNYYANGNPSQAPAINGTLKIEVTESEKIHDCYKKFTHSLETKDSFRVLSTKISRNNIPFNPPVYGTLCSEVFVYYWTGDTYYSQPLLIQLGEEGKYYTTNSDGNNWTKSEEPNDGDLKKKLDKLNCEKNKAHQIDISETSGSRSTTYNCPSCSLKLITVINYDTNDVSTDYSYYLHYASNSFSRFKDGQTEQSGIAFTAITSTVFVYHYPKGDYGIPLLIYLLGSASGWYQRESLGSTAWKPVIGDKPGHPSEHTSSDPKIVKLLKDILPTVTIDVGKTNTQTGYEDPGPPGGQKKEQIKVERQDLEEGYTSFAHTVQGKYDFILGEVKHCDDTTLSEISSFIIKSVTAYYYAKGGFTYENLLLVGFEKRSSSSDNYEYYIRGDEDKDGTSWKLDRQQASKLDVPKLTQELAKIKERLEKKKSKGKEAGGLSGPGDGIRPSSVTDSTQRFFQQILDTIRSKPAEIGGGVGGTIGTGLVGFGTWKLWSKIMSCLITKAI from the coding sequence ATGGGTGCAGGAAAAACATGCATCGAAGGAAAACATGTAGAGATTGACATTAGTAACACAGGCTATAACGGAAACTATCAGGATGattgtaaaaataccaTAAAACTTGAGAAGAGAGATCAAATTCCAGGTCTTAATGGTTACAAGAAATATACTCACTCCTTCCCAAGCAGTTGTTCTATTAGAGGTATAAAACACCATAGAGTGAGACAGAAAGGATTTTCCCTAACAGATGGAAGTGACTATAACAAAAAGGTAACCGTATACTATTTAAGATATGATGAAGGTAATCTAGTGCCATTAATAGTTGGACTTGAAAAGTCTACTGGGAGTGACAACTATTATTACCATGAAAGAACTAGTCCTCTTTCAACTTCCAATCAATGGATAGATAAAGACAATCTCGAAGTTAATCAAGAAAGTGACCTCTCTCCAAAACTTGCAACTATCAGTACTCAGCTAAAGCAATTTGTTGTACTGAATCTCGGTCAAACTAATGGGAATTACTATGCCAATGGAAATCCGAGCCAAGCTCCAGCTATAAATGGAACCCTTAAGATTGAAGTCACTGAGTCTGAAAAGATACATGATTGTTATAAAAAGTTCACTCACTCCCTTGAAACAAAGGACTCATTTAGAGTCCTCTCTACCAAAATCAGCAGAAATAACATACCTTTTAATCCTCCGGTATATGGTACTTTGTGTAGTGAAGTTTttgtctactactggactgGGGATACTTACTACAGTCAACCTCTCCTAATCCAGCTTGGTGAGGAAGGTAAATACTATACTACCAATTCTGATGGTAATAATTGGACAAAATCTGAAGAGCCCAACGATGGTGACCTCAAGAAGAAACTTGATAAACTAAACTGTGAAAAAAATAAGGCTCACCAGATTGATATTTCAGAGACTAGTGGTAGTAGAAGCACTACTTACAACTGCCCTAGTTGCAGTTTAAAGCTAATTACAGTAATAAACTATGATACCAATGATGTTAGTACTGATTACTCATATTACTTACACTATGCTTCTAATAGCTTCTCGAGATTCAAAGATGGTCAGACAGAACAATCCGGAATAGCATTCACTGCTATAACATCAACTGTATTTGTATATCACTACCCAAAGGGAGATTATGGGATTCCACTCCTGATTTATCTCCTAGGATCCGCAAGTGGCTGGTACCAAAGGGAATCTCTTGGCTCTACTGCCTGGAAGCCAGTCATAGGTGATAAACCAGGACATCCATCAGAACATACAAGTAGTGATCCAAAAATAGTAAAGCTTCTAAAGGATATATTGCCAACTGTTACCATTGATGTCGGCAAGACAAATACACAAACTGGTTATGAAGATCCTGGTCCTCCTGGAGGTCAAAAGAAGGAACAGATTAAAGTTGAAAGACAGGATCTAGAAGAGGGTTATACCAGTTTTGCTCATACTGTTCAAGGTAAATATGATTTTATACTTGGTGAAGTTAAACATTGTGATGACACTACTCTCTCTGAGATATCTAGTTTCATTATTAAAAGTGTAACAGCATATTACTATGCTAAGGGTGGATTTACGTATGAAAATCTTCTCTTGGTTGGCTTTGAGAAAAGATCTTCCAGCTCAGACAACTATGAATATTATATCAGGGGAGATGAAGACAAGGATGGAACTAGTTGGAAACTGGATCGACAGCAGGCGAGTAAACTAGATGTTCCTAAGCTTACTCAGGAGCTTGCTAAAATAAAGGAAAGActtgagaagaagaaatcTAAGGGAAAAGAGGCTGGTGGACTTTCTGGTCCTGGAGATGGTATTAGACCAAGTTCTGTTACCGATAGTACACAGAGGTTTTTTCAGCAGATACTTGATACCATCAGATCTAAACCTGCTGAAATAGGTGGAGGAGTAGGTGGAACAATAGGAACAGGACTTGTTGGTTTTGGTACATGGAAACTATGGTCTAAAATAATGTCATGTCTAATCACTAAGGCGATATAA
- a CDS encoding hypothetical protein (encoded by transcript BEWA_026550A) — protein MLVIGLLALTHAVDPEPSARDELIKIKKKLEKNSEHLSTVINRRETLSKMVKEVTNLTRGILLRSGAENPWETQEIERVENDISKTLINTRLRVSRTSHEVKAMLVEIENALNSNAEDIIMRTTNKAKQFLDRNNTVLERIEKDRHILNYKFRLMRWLETLTKSNADKRDWYPRKPVYSESKELTINDICDILFDPEISISQKQLEKVPGTLKTTLDDDLKEMNFIKEKYENTMDRAKRIEAESLDIVNNAPSTALERVHKQIAGQYYELKLRRAALSLHNSNACPFNHAVYALEHVLDEMKELLERVRKESAVAQNGPDDKVISRHNAPETQTAPLRDGPEKVNNGDDDSGSGKDDEDGDKGDDEEDEPEADQDNEEDKEDEDGKENEKGAIAKILKGINQANERAGDPDKSLENEADLSMLPELENGMHTRGIYLVTFIILYHLSW, from the exons ATGCTGGTCATTGGTCTGCTGGCACTGACACATGCAGTGGATCCAGAACCTTCAGCAAGAGATGAGCTCATTAAAATCAAGAAAAAGTTGGAGAAAAACTCGGAACACCTCTCTACAGTTATCAATAGAAGGGAGACGCTCTCTAAAATGGTTAAAGAAGTGACCAACTTAACCAGGGGAATCCTTTTGAGATCCGGGGCTGAGAATCCCTGGGAAACTCAAGAGATTGAACGGGTAGAAAATGACATTTCTAAAACACTGATAAATACACGTCTTAGAGTTTCCCGTACCAGTCACGAGGTAAAAGCTATGCTTGTAGAGATTGAAAATGCTCTGAACAGCAATGCCGAGGATATCATCATGAGAACTACAAACAAGGCAAAGCAATTTCTGGATCGTAATAATACTGTTTTGGAAAGAATTGAGAAGGATAGACATATTCTGAATTACAAATTCAGACTAATGCGCTGGCTGGAGACCTTGACAAAGTCAAATGCTGACAAGAGAGATTGGTATCCACGGAAGCCAGTCTACAGTGAATCCAAAGAACTGACTATAAATGACATTTGTGACATATTATTCGATCCGGAGATATCCATTTCCCAGAAGCAACTGGAGAAGGTACCTGGGACCCTCAAAACTACCCTGGATGATGatctaaaggagatgaaTTTCATAAAGGAAAAGTATGAGAATACGATGGACAGGGCAAAGAGGATAGAGGCTGAATCTCTTGACATTGTCAATAATGCACCAAGCACTGCACTTGAAAGAGTCCACAAGCAGATTGCAGGGCAGTATTATGAGCTCAAGTTACG AAGGGCTGCACTGTCTCTGCACAACTCCAATGCCTGTCCATTCAATCATGCGGTATATGCGCTTGAACATGTTCTTGATGAAATGAAGGAGCTACTCGAGAGAGTTAGAAAGGAGTCTGCTGTTGCTCAAAATGGGCCTGATGACAAGGTAATCTCAAGGCACAATGCCCCTGAAACTCAAACTGCCCCTCTACGAGACGGTCCAGAGAAGGTGAATAATGGTGATGATGATTCTGGAAGCGgaaaagatgatgaagatggcGACAAAGGAGACgatgaagaggatgaacCAGAGGCTGATCAGGATAATGAAGAGGAcaaagaagatgaggatggtaaagagaatgaaaagggAGCAATAgccaagattctcaaggGTATTAACCAGGCAAATGAGCGGGCAGGCGATCCAGACAAGAGTCTTGAAAATGAGGCAGATTTATCAATGCTCCCGGAACTCGAGAATGGAATGCATACAAGAGGAATTTACTTGGTCACATTCATTATCCTTTATCACCTGTCATGGTGA
- a CDS encoding hypothetical protein (encoded by transcript BEWA_026520A), whose translation MGEKEPIAVLYRFKRASDGKLVEGYRQFSDGNWSQVKKDDLTKLLEEAKLRNNGTQDNSILVLAKSKVDSTLFDVFGFVEGNVPVLKLTAKNGTKTTELNYDNKQIWSGKVRIGTSSTLVEAIIYFYKEIPALVNIKVVKGGKESTVYRYYDGSKWKDDKEEEHKKKLSELKNKPPKTPSIIAPASQSAGNSSNLPSSDQDTLDLEKPGSSSYRSFDVNIQGVPAKVYVSTSGNTVKKVTNGNEVV comes from the coding sequence ATGGGAGAAAAGGAACCAATAGCTGTTTTGTATAGATTCAAGAGAGCAAGTGATGGAAAACTAGTTGAAGGTTACCGCCAATTCTCAGATGGCAACTGGTCTCAAGTTAAGAAGGACGACCTCACCAAGCTACTTGAAGAAGCTAAGCTAAGGAATAATGGCACTCAAGACAATAGTATCCTTGTGTTAGCCAAGTCAAAGGTAGACTCTACTCTCTTTGATGTCTTTGGCTTTGTTGAGGGCAATGTTCCAGTTCTCAAACTGACtgcaaagaatggtacTAAGACTACTGAGCTCAACTATGATAATAAGCAGATTTGGTCCGGTAAAGTGAGGATTGGAACATCATCAACCTTAGTGGAGGCtataatatatttttataagGAGATTCCAGCATTAGTTAATATTAAGGTAGTCAAAGGGGGTAAAGAATCCACGGTTTATAGATACTATGATGGTAgtaaatggaaggatgataaagaggaagaacataagaagaagttgaGTGAGTTGAAGAATAAACCTCCCAAGACTCCTTCCATCATAGCTCCAGCTTCTCAGTCAGCTGGAAACTCTTCTAATCTCCCATCTTCAGATCAAGACACTTTGGATTTGGAGAAACCGGGTTCATCGTCATATAGATCCTTTGACGTGAACATCCAGGGTGTTCCCGCAAAAGTATATGTTTCTACATCTGGCAATACAGTTAAAAAAGTTACTAATGGCAACGAAGTTGTGTAG
- a CDS encoding hypothetical protein (encoded by transcript BEWA_026480A), producing MVTEHEDKNTLLVTPISHYLTLEQFVPLKSHPDTFDNTAEDKIEERLMKLAKADDTTPSSALDGKKDPSKTRKRLVTSGNIGWDYDGDVPSDDEEMYPQTKTEVSEDPFGYQTLSIYGHRLKSLLAQQEEREADDELKQYSDCEDTGSQVSVGSRTKSQDKAKSSAKKPKVEEKPSGFEEKIMRFLKQNMGRVTVKVRFAHELQFKIGTWNFYYMVTKMA from the coding sequence ATGGTTACAGAGCATGAGGACAAGAACACGCTCCTCGTGACCCCAATTTCACATTATCTTACATTGGAACAGTTTGTTCCACTAAAATCGCATCCAGATACATTTGATAATACGGCGGAGGACAAGATTGAGGAGCGTCTAATGAAGCTCGCAAAGGCTGATGACACTACTCCATCCAGTGCTTTAGATGGTAAAAAGGACCCTTCCAAGACACGAAAGAGACTTGTGACATCTGGAAATATTGGATGGGATTATGACGGTGATGTGCCCAGcgatgatgaagaaatgtACCCACAGACAAAAACTGAAGTCTCTGAGGATCCATTCGGATATCAGACATTGTCCATCTACGGACACAGGCTAAAGAGTTTGCTGGCGCAGCAAGAGGAACGAGAAGCTGATGATGAGCTGAAGCAGTACTCGGATTGCGAGGATACTGGGTCTCAAGTTTCTGTGGGTTCCAGGACTAAATCGCAAGACAAGGCTAAAAGCTCGGCCAAAAAACCCAAGGTAGAAGAGAAACCCAGTGGGTTTGAAGAGAAGATTATGAGATTCTTAAAGCAGAACATGGGACGTGTTACTGTAAAGGTACGTTTTGCACACGAGTTACAGTTCAAGATTGGCACATGGAATTTTTATTATATGGTTACCAAAATGGCTTAA